One segment of Primulina tabacum isolate GXHZ01 chromosome 6, ASM2559414v2, whole genome shotgun sequence DNA contains the following:
- the LOC142550095 gene encoding uncharacterized protein LOC142550095 — translation MALVRKFGKPDLFITMTCNPEWKEITDNLKEVQQPQDRPDLTTRVFRAKLQDLKNQIITKSIFRVVAAFVYMVKFQKRGLPHMHMLIILRQDSKINGPENFNYYVSAELPNKDKNPDLHNFVMKNMMHGPCGDLNKNNSSMIAGRCKSNYPHQFCQSTTQGKYGYPIYRRRNNGQIVDIRKAKLNNQWVVTHNSYLLLMYDCHVNVEVCSGLAVFKYLCKYIYKGHDKVVVHIASNNCDTVVGEIKKFQVARWDSAQEALWRIFEFDLNEISPAVISLALHLPNKQCITFSRNQNLENVMQHELTSKTMLTEFFHLFSINSKARSCL, via the coding sequence ATGGCATTAGTAAGAAAGTTTGGAAAACCTGATCTTTTCATTACAATGACTTGTAATCCAGAATGGAAAGAGATAACAGATAATTTGAAAGAAGTTCAACAACCTCAGGATCGACCTGATTTAACTACTAGGGTATTTCGAGCTAAGTTACaagatttaaaaaatcaaataattaccAAGTCAATATTCAGAGTGGTTGCTGCTTTTGTTTATATGGTGAAATTTCAGAAGAGGGGGTTGCCTCATATGCACATGTTGATTATTTTGAGGCAAGATTCTAAAATCAATGGTCCTGAAAATTTTAATTACTATGTATCAGCAGAATTACCAAACAAAGACAAAAATCCCGACCTTCATAATTTTGTTATGAAGAATATGATGCATGGTCCTTGTggggatttaaataaaaataattcttctatGATTGCTGGGCGTTGTAAAAGCAACTATCCACACCAGTTTTGTCAAAGTACAACACAAGGAAAATATGGTTATCCAATTTATAGAAGAAGAAATAATGGGCAAATAGTTGATATACGAAAGGCAAAGCTAAACAATCAATGGGTTGTTACTCACAATTCTTACCTTCTGTTAATGTATGATTGTCATGTTAATGTCGAAGTATGCTCTGGATTGGCGGTTTTCAaatatctttgcaaatatatatataaaggacATGATAAAGTTGTTGTGCATATTGCCTCCAACAATTGTGATACTGTTGTGGGTGAGATTAAGAAATTTCAAGTTGCAAGGTGGGACTCAGCACAAGAAGCACTGTGgagaatttttgaatttgatttaaaCGAGATATCCCCGGCTGTAATAAGTTTGGCATTACACTTGCCTAACAAACAATGCATCACATTTTCGAGGAATCAAAATTTGGAAAATGTCATGCAACACGAATTGACCTCAAAGACGATGCTAACTGAATTTTTTCATTTGTTCTCAATAAATTCTAAAGCAAGATCTTGTTTGTAA